The region TGTCGATAATAAACTTTACGTAGACTCGTCCCTGTACTTTGTTTTGCCGGGCTTCTACCGGGTAGCGTAAATTGCGGGCCAGGTACTGATACAGCGCGCGTATACCACCAGGGAATTCGGGCTGTTTCTCAACGACCATAAAAATTTCGTCGCCTGTCTGGGAAACCAGTTTTTTAGGGGTTGGAGCCGATGTTGGTTCATAAGCAACTACCTGTACCTCGTTCAGTTGATTACCCGATACCTGCCCGGTTCGCTTATCATCGGTTTTCTTTTCAAGTTCAAATCGAATTGGTAGCTGATATCGGTTAGAAACCGGTTTGTTATTCTGTTTGGCAGGAATCCATTTTGGCATCTGGCTTACAATCCGTATCGCTTCTTCTTCGCAACCACCACCAATTCGTTTTATGTTCTTATTGATCTTTACATCACCAATACCCCCAGTAGGCAGTACCGTGAATATGACATATACATCTCCCTGAATACCTGACGCTTTGGCTTTAGCTGGATAGCGAAGCGTGTGTGCCACGTATTGCATCAACCCTGGAATGCCTGTAGGAAAAACGGCCGGTTCTTCAACTGCCGTATAGACCTCCCCATTGATGGTTTCTGAAGAGGGTGGTGTTCGAATCGGCATTGCCGGGTTGGGTTTGATAGCCTTGTAAGCGGCCGTTGCGCCCATCGGTGGAAGCTCATCCTGTAGAGTAGGTGTCAATTTTGGGCTGAGTGATAGCTGATTATTTTTCGTTCTGCTTTTGAATGCATCAAGTGACAGAACATCAGTGCGATACCCAATAAAACTAAATGCTAATGATCCATTTTTCGGGACGTTCGTTAATGTAAATTCACCGGTTGCGGTCGTATTCGTTCCTTTTCTTGTATTCACGATTACCACGGAAGCTCCCGGCAACGGCTTCCCATCCACCGAACTCGTTACTTTTCCAGTTACCGTAATCTCTTCATCCTGAAACGAGTCTACTGCAGCCGTAATCTCTTCCCGGGCCGTGGTCATGGCCAGCAATCCAAATGCCAATGGAAGAACCAGCACGTACTTGCCCAGTGCCCAGCGGGTCGTGGCTTTTTGTTGCAGCATGATGATGCGTTGCTTGAGGAGCGACGGGTTGAAGAAGCTATTCGTCAGGGTGTCGGGGCCGCCCAAAGCAGGATGCGCACCGAAAGAGTAGGCCACAAGAAAGCGGGCGTATTCGGTTTGCTGTGTGGCGGGCTGATCGGCTAGAAATTCATGTACCTGACGCAGCAGACGGGCAATGAGCAGCAGTGCCGGACAAGCCCAGAATACAGCCTGAACAATACCCAGGCCGAGTACATCGGCACTGTGCCACTGGCGAACATGCACCAGCTCATGCCGGAGAATCAGGGCGTTGTCTTTATCGGCCGGGTTCAGAATAACGTAGTTGAAAAACGAGAAGGTTGGTAGCGTTGGGTCGTTGGGTTGCACCAGCACATACCCATCCTGCACCTGACGGGGCGACTGCCGAATCAGCCGCAGTAGCCGCCCGGTCCGGACGCCTAGCCGTACGAGTAGTGCCAACGCAACGAGTCCATACCCCCACAAAGCGAGCTGCTCCCAATCGGGGCCGGACTCGGGTTGATTAGTGTCAACCGTAGCTACCGAAACTGTGGTTACGGGCAGGGACATAACGCCCACCGGCACAGGAAGCGTTTCGACGGTTTTGGTAGGTAGCGTAACCAGCGGCAGGGTCAGGGAGAGAACAACCGAAGCCAGCAGATACGCCCGGTTCAGCCCGAAAAATGTATGCCGACGCAGCAGCAGCCAATAGCAACTGGCAAACAGCAGACCGTAGAGGTTCGCTTTGAGGAGGTAGTCGAGGGCGTTCATTGGTCTTTCTGTTTGTTTAGGAGCTTAATAATTTCGTCAGCTTCACTCAGACTGATGTTTTTGTCCTGCACGAAAAACGACACCAGTTTTTTGAGCGAATTATCGAAGTAGTTCGCCATAAGTTGCTCGGTCTGGAAACGACGGTATTCCTCTTCCGTAATCAGGGGAAAGTACTCGTGCGTTTTTCCATAAGCGCGGTAACCAACCAGCTCCTTTTTCTCCAGAATACGGATAATGGTCGAAACGGTATTATAGGCGGGCTTGGGTTCGGGCAGTTCGGCTAACACATCTTTGACGAAGCCTTTCTGAAGCTGCCAAAGCACCCGCATGATCTCTTCTTCGGCTTTGGTAAGGTCACGTATAGGCATGAATTTCAGTGATTTATTGATTATGAACGAAATGTATGACTAATGACTTAGTTTTACAACTAAGTCATTAGTTAATTTTTTATTGGGATAAAAAAAGCCCATTCTGGGATCAGAATGGGCTTTTTTTTATGATGGCTGGTGCTGCTGCTGGCGCGAGTATTTACTCGTGCCTTTTCATAAAGTCAGTATCCACTGACGCAAGCGAATGCTTGCCTAACAAAAGGCACGAGTAAATACTCGCGCCAGCAGCAGCGCCAGCACGTCCTTACTTAAACAAAGGCGCGTGAATCTTTTTCAGCGTTTCGATAGGTATTTTGATTACCTCTCGGTCGTACGTAAGCAGGCCGTTGACTTCGCCTTCCACGTCCGTCGTTTGGGTATACACTGCCGCCGACAGCGCCTGTTTCTGATAATACTCCACGATTTTGGCGTATTTCTTCTGGTAGGCTTTCAGCACCTCGTCGGCCGATTGATACGTCTGGTAGCCCCAGTTCCGCATCTCTGGGTTCCAGAGATGACCCTGTACCGGCCAGCCGATGCCGCCAAATTCGCCAATAACTACCACGCGGTCGGTTTTGGGTGCTGGTGCGTTGGGTTCCGGCTCGTAGGTATGAATATCGTAGAAATCGCCCGCGCCGAGGTCGTTCCAGCCGCTGCTGGCGTTAACGGTCCGGCTGGGGTCGAGGGCTTTCACCCAATCGGCCAGGCGTTTGTTGTCGTACTGGCCCCAGCCTTCGTTATGCACCACCCAGGTAACAATGCTGGGGTGGTTATGCAGGCGGTTCATCATCCGGCGTAGCTCCAGTTCAAACTGTTCTTTCGCCTTCGACCGGCGAATGGGCTCCGTCTGATCGCCGGGGGCTTCGTTCTGGCCTTCCAGAAAGCCCGACGGCATATCCTGCCAAACCAGCATGCCCATCTTATCACACAGGTAATAATAGCGGTCAGGCTCTACTTTGATGTGCTTACGGAGCATGTTGAAGCCCGACTTTTTCAGGAAGTCAATTTCAAAGGCCATCGCGTCATCCGAAGGGGGCGTCAGTAAACTGCCGGGCCACCAGCCCTGATCGAGCGGGCCATTCTGGAAAACAAATTTGTTGTTCAGCAGCAATACCGGCTGGTTGGCTACCGGACCTTTCCCCGTCGCAATTTTCCGCATGGCAAAGTAGCCGGTTACCACATCGAGCGGATTGCCCGTTACGGTAGCACCGGCGAAGGCCTTGTTCAGGGCATCATCCTGACGCGGGCGTTTATTGCGGGGCGTATCGCCAAAAGGGTCCGTTACGGTAACCAGTTCGGCTTTAAAGTCATACAGGAACGGGCTATCGGGCGACCAGAGTTTGGGGTTTTTCACCGAAAGGTACCCCGTCCGCCCGGCACGAACGAGCGTTGTGGCAACGGTTCGGTTGCCGTCCATCGCCGTCAATCGAATGGCAGTGGTGTAGTTGTTAGCGGGTTTGTCGAGCAGCACATCGACCCGAACCCGGCCCGAATCCAGTTCGGGGGTGAGTTTCACCTCTTCGATGTAGGTCTGCTTCGGCACCGGCTCCATCCAGACCGTTTGCCAGATGCCCGACACGGGCGTGTACCAGATGCCATTCGGGTTCATC is a window of Spirosoma linguale DSM 74 DNA encoding:
- a CDS encoding TonB family protein (TIGRFAM: TonB family protein~PFAM: Gram-negative tonB protein; peptidase M56 BlaR1~KEGG: dds:Ddes_1461 TonB family protein), with translation MNALDYLLKANLYGLLFASCYWLLLRRHTFFGLNRAYLLASVVLSLTLPLVTLPTKTVETLPVPVGVMSLPVTTVSVATVDTNQPESGPDWEQLALWGYGLVALALLVRLGVRTGRLLRLIRQSPRQVQDGYVLVQPNDPTLPTFSFFNYVILNPADKDNALILRHELVHVRQWHSADVLGLGIVQAVFWACPALLLIARLLRQVHEFLADQPATQQTEYARFLVAYSFGAHPALGGPDTLTNSFFNPSLLKQRIIMLQQKATTRWALGKYVLVLPLAFGLLAMTTAREEITAAVDSFQDEEITVTGKVTSSVDGKPLPGASVVIVNTRKGTNTTATGEFTLTNVPKNGSLAFSFIGYRTDVLSLDAFKSRTKNNQLSLSPKLTPTLQDELPPMGATAAYKAIKPNPAMPIRTPPSSETINGEVYTAVEEPAVFPTGIPGLMQYVAHTLRYPAKAKASGIQGDVYVIFTVLPTGGIGDVKINKNIKRIGGGCEEEAIRIVSQMPKWIPAKQNNKPVSNRYQLPIRFELEKKTDDKRTGQVSGNQLNEVQVVAYEPTSAPTPKKLVSQTGDEIFMVVEKQPEFPGGIRALYQYLARNLRYPVEARQNKVQGRVYVKFIIDKTGAIRELRVLKGIGGGCDEEAIRVMSQMPNWIPGEQQGKPVSVMYNLPIQFSLEKNTEDKRTGQVTPSQNLDSEQSTVNILDKNKNGGLIGYNDMMVGSRTRFSRLPLDSLRKPGEVHARANITIRGNLTGEDPLFIIDGIEAKSGISHLNPNNIDNVTVLKGESAAVYGEKGKNGVVIITTKK
- a CDS encoding transcriptional repressor, CopY family (PFAM: Penicillinase repressor~KEGG: mxa:MXAN_7319 putative transcriptional regulator), with the protein product MPIRDLTKAEEEIMRVLWQLQKGFVKDVLAELPEPKPAYNTVSTIIRILEKKELVGYRAYGKTHEYFPLITEEEYRRFQTEQLMANYFDNSLKKLVSFFVQDKNISLSEADEIIKLLNKQKDQ
- a CDS encoding glycoside hydrolase family 2 sugar binding protein (PFAM: glycoside hydrolase family 2 sugar binding; glycoside hydrolase family 2 immunoglobulin domain protein beta-sandwich; glycoside hydrolase family 2 TIM barrel~KEGG: glycosyl hydrolase, family 2); its protein translation is MRFNQTLFTPLGLLLLTTGLAVAQSPAQNTPRTAPIMSRWEKQLTPENAWREYPRPQMVRKQWQNLNGMWDYAITAKTAPQPTDFSGQILVPFSVESTVSKVNKSLTADQRLWYRRTVSVPADWAGQRVLLHFGAVDYECSLWVNGGLVGSHTGGLDAFSFDITDYLKDGQNQLVLGVLDPTSTGEQPRGKQLMNPNGIWYTPVSGIWQTVWMEPVPKQTYIEEVKLTPELDSGRVRVDVLLDKPANNYTTAIRLTAMDGNRTVATTLVRAGRTGYLSVKNPKLWSPDSPFLYDFKAELVTVTDPFGDTPRNKRPRQDDALNKAFAGATVTGNPLDVVTGYFAMRKIATGKGPVANQPVLLLNNKFVFQNGPLDQGWWPGSLLTPPSDDAMAFEIDFLKKSGFNMLRKHIKVEPDRYYYLCDKMGMLVWQDMPSGFLEGQNEAPGDQTEPIRRSKAKEQFELELRRMMNRLHNHPSIVTWVVHNEGWGQYDNKRLADWVKALDPSRTVNASSGWNDLGAGDFYDIHTYEPEPNAPAPKTDRVVVIGEFGGIGWPVQGHLWNPEMRNWGYQTYQSADEVLKAYQKKYAKIVEYYQKQALSAAVYTQTTDVEGEVNGLLTYDREVIKIPIETLKKIHAPLFK